The window ATGAGCACGGGGAAGGCCATGTACAGCGCGCCGAACAGCAGTGCCTGCAGGCCCGACGAGACCATACCCGCCACGCTGAAGACAATGAACAACAGCAGGTAGAGACCCACCACCTTGAGGAACCCCATGAAGAGCTCCCCACCCGTGCCGTCGTATTCGAAGCGCTCGCCATCGAAGCTGGTCTGGCTCCAAAGGTAGCGGCGCACCCGCACCTTGGCCCAGAAGTGGTAGATGCCCAGGGTGATGGCCTTGAGCAGCATATTGATGAGATAGATCACGAACAGTTCACCACCACTACCGTGATGCTGAACCCGTTGCCCCCCGACAGCCGGATTTGCGGTCTGCATGCTTGTGTTTCCTTTTTTGTTGTGTGCGGCGTCTGCACGGCAGGAGCGCCTGATGGCCGCGAACCCTCCCTGAAAGAGGCGGTTCGCGGCCATGAGCCGCTCCTACAAAATGTGTAGCGCCGTCGGCATAGTAACCGGCGATGGGGGGGCGCGGAAATACGTTCAGGCGGTCTGGCTGTCCGGCTTGCCCAGAGCGTAGTGCTCCAGGCGCTGGATCTCGTCGCGCAGCTTGGCCGCCTCCTCGAATTCCAGGTTGCGGGCGTGCTTGTTCATCTGCTGCTCCAATTGCTTGACGCGCCGCACGGCCTCGGCGGGGCTGAGCTTGCCGTAGCGAGCGGCCTCCTCCGCCACCCGGGCAACTTCCCGGCTCGCCCCGGGCGCGCCGCCCTCCCGGTCCATCACGTCCGCCACCGCCTTGCGCACGCCCTGCGGCGTGATGCCGTGAGCCTCGTTATGGGCGAGCTGCCTGGCCCGGCGGCGCTCGGTCTCGTCCATGGCCCGGCGCATGGAATCGGTGATCTGGTCGGCGTAGAGAATCGCCCGGCCATTGAGGTTCCGGGCCGCCCGGCCAATGGTCTGGATCAGGGAGCGCTCGGAGCGCAGGAACCCTTCCTTGTCCGCATCGAGGATCGCCACCAGGGAAACCTCGGGGATATCCAGCCCCTCGCGGAGCAGGTTGATGCCGATCAGCACATCGAAGGCGCCCAGACGCAGGTCGCGGATGATCTCCATGCGCTCCACGGTGTCGATGTCCGAGTGCAGGTAACGTACCCGCACGCCGTTCTCGTGCATGTACTCGGTGAGGTCCTCGGACATCTTCTTGGTGAGCGTGGTCACCAGCACCCGCTCGCCCTTGTCCACCCGCAGGCGCACCTCGCCCAGCAGATCGTCCACCTGGGAGCCGGCCGGGCGCACCTCCAGCTGCGGGTCCACCAGCCCGGTGGGGCGTACAACCTGCTCCACCACCTGGTCGGCGTGCTCCTTCTCGTACGGGCCCGGGGTGGCGGAGACGAACACGCCCTGGGGGGCGAGGCGCAGGAATTCATCGAAGCGCAGGGGGCGGTTGTCCAGCGCCGAGGGCAGCCGGAAACCGTATTCCACCAGGGTTTGCTTGCGGGAACGGTCGCCCTTGTACATGCCGCCCAGCTGCGGAATGGTGACGTGGGACTCGTCGATGAACAGCACCGCGTCCTGGGGCAGGTAATCGAACAGGGTCGGCGGCGGCTCGCCGGGACCGCGACCGGAGAGGTACCGGGAGTAGTTCTCGATACCGTTGCAGTAGCCCAACTCCAGCATCATCTCGATATCGAAGTTGGTGCGCTGCTCCAGGCGCTGGGCCTCCAGCAGCTTGCCGTTGTCGCGCAGCTGCGCCAGGCGCTCGCGCAGCTCGTCCTTGATGGCATCCACGGCCTTGAGCACCGTTTCCCGGGGCGTGACGTAATGGGTCTTGGGGTAGATGGTGAGCCGCGGCACCCGGCGCAGCACCTCGCCGGTGAGCGGGTCGAAGTAGGAGAGCTGCTCGATCTCGTCATCGAACAATTCCACCCGCACCGCCTCCTGCTCGGATTCGGCGGGGAAGATATCGATCACCTCGCCCCGGGCCCGGTAGGTGCCGCGGGAAAGCTCGGCGTCGTTGCGGGTGTACTGCAGCTGGGCGAGCCGGCGCAGGATCACCCGCTGATCGATGCGATCGCCCCGCACCAGGTGCAGGATCATGCTCAGGTACTGCTTGGGGTCGCCCAGGCCGTAGATGGACGACACCGAGGCGACGATCACCGAATCGCGCCGCTCCATCAGCGCCTTGGTGGCCGACAGGCGCATCTGCTCGATGTGCTCGTTCACCGAGGCGTCCTTCTCGATGAAGGTGTCCGAGGACGGCACATAGGCTTCGGGCTGGTAGTAGTCGTAGTAGCTGACGAAGTACTCTACGGCGTTGTCCGGGAAGAACTCCCGCATCTCGCCATAGAGCTGCGCGGCCAGCGTCTTGTTCGGCGCGAGCACGATGGCCGGGCGCTGCAGACGCGCGATCACATTGGCCATGGTGAAGGTCTTGCCCGAACCGGTGACCCCCAGCAGGGTCTGGTTGAGCAGGCCGGACTGGAAGCCCTCCACCAGCGCCGCGATGGCCGCGGGCTGATCACCGGCGGGCTGATAATCGGACTTCAGCTGAAAAATATCGCTCATACGTTTAGTGCGCGCCCCATTTCCCGTAAAATATGCAATTCACTCGGATCCAAACACGGAGGCTAAGCTTGGACATCCAACTGGCGAATCGAGTTCAGCGCGTCAAACCGTCCCCGACCCTGGCGGTGACCGCCCGGGCGGCGGAACTGCGGGCAGCGGGTCAGGACATCATCGGCCTGGGCGCCGGCGAGCCCGACTTCGATACCCCGGAGCATATCAAGGCGGCCGCCATCGAGGCGATCAACAAGGGGCAGACCAAGTACACTCCGGTGGACGGCACACCGGCGCTGAAGAAAGCCATTCAGGCCAAGTTCAAGCGCGACAACAGCCTGCACTACGAGCTCAACGAGATCCTGGTCTCCAGCGGCGCCAAGCACAGCCTCTACAACCTGATGAGCGCCCTGCTCAACCCGGGTGATGAAGTGGTGATTCCGGCCCCTTACTGGGTGTCCTACCCGGACATGGCGCTGCTCGCCGACGGCGTGCCGGTGATCCTGGAAGCGGGTCAGGACCAGCATTTCAAGATCACCCCCGAGCAGCTGGAAGCGGCGATCACCGACAAGACCCGGGCCTTCGTGATCAACAGCCCCTCCAACCCCACCGGCACGGCTTACAGTCGCGCCGAACTCGCCGCCCTGGGCGAGGTGCTGGCCAAGCACCCCCAGGTGGTGGTGATCAGCGATGACATCTACGAGCACATCGTCTGGAACGATGAAGGTTTTCTGAACATCGTCAACGCCGCGCCGGCGCTGAAAGAGCGCACCGTGGTGGTCAACGGGGTCTCCAAGGGCTACTCCATGACCGGCTGGCGCATCGGCTACGCCGCGGGCCCGGCCAAGCTCATCGGCGCGATGAAGAAGATCCAGTCCCAGAGCACCTCCAACCCCTGCTCCATCGCCCAGGCGGCCTCGGTGGCGGCGCTGGACGGTGATCAGGGCGTGATCGCCCCCATGCTCAAGGCCTTCAAGGAGCGCCACGACTATGTGGTGGACCGGCTCAACGACATGCAGGGCGTCAACTGCCTGAGCGCGGACGGCACCTTCTATGCCTTCCCCAATGTGCAGGGGGCGATCGACGCCCTGGACGGCGTCGAGGATGATGTGTCGCTGGCGGAGTACCTGATCAGCGAAGCCGGCGTGGCCCTGGTGCCCGGTTCCGCCTTCGGCCTGCCCGGCCATGCGCGGATCTCCTACGCCACCAGCATGGAGAATCTTGAGAAGGCCATGGACCGGCTGAAGAAGGTGTTCGGCTGAATCTCACACGAAAGAGGCCGCGGGGATTGACCCGCGGCCTTCATTGGGTAGAATAGCCGACCTCGAAAGAGCACTACTCCCCGGTAGCTCAGTTGGTAGAGCAAGTGACTGTTAATCACTGGGTCGGCGGTTCGAGCCCGTCCCGGGGAGCCAAATCGAGAAAGCCAGACCTTCGGGTCTGGCTTTTTTCGTTGTCCAGGGCGTCCAGGCACTCCGGCGCCTCGCGCGCCTTCACGCCCTACGCCACCACGCGCAGACATCAAGCCACCCGCTGCCCCCGCAGGCGCAGGTACTCGGCGAAGGCCGCACCCAGCTCCGGGTGCTTCAGGGCATAATCCACGTTCGCCTGCAGGTATCCGAGCTTGTCGCCACAGTCATAGCGCCGACCGGCGAACTCGTAGGCATACACGGCTTCATGCCTGCGCAGCTGCTCAATGGCATCGGTGAGCTGGATCTCGCCGCCGGCCCCGGGCCGGGTGTTCGCCAGGTGCTCGAAGATGCTGGCACTGAGGATATAGCGCCCCACCACACCGAGATTCGACGGCGCCTTCTCGGGCGCGGGTTTCTCCACGATCCCCTGCAGCCGCCCCAGGCGGTCACGGAAATCGCTCACGCTGACGATGCCGTAGCGGTCGGTGTGCTCCTTCGGCACGCGCTCCACGCCCAGCAGACTGCCGCCCTGACGCCGATAGCGCTCCACCATCTGGGCCAGGCAACCCTGCTCGCCGTCATCGATGAGGTCGTCGGCGAGAATCACGGCGAAGGGCTCGTCACCCACCACGGGTTGGGCGCAGGCCACCGCGTGCCCCAGCCCCAGGGTCTCGCACTGACGGATGTAAATGCACTTGACGCCGTTGGGCAGAATCTCCCGCACTTCCCTCAGGTGCTTGGTCTTGCCTCTGCGCTCAAGCTCCGCTTCCAGCTCGTAGGCCTTGTCAAAATGATCGGGTATCGGGCGCTTGTGCCGGCCGGTGATGAAGATCAGTACTTCGATGCCGGCCTTCACCGCCTCTTCGGCCGCGTACTGCACCAGCGGCTTGTCCACCACGGGCAGCATTTCCTTGGGGCTGGCCTTGGTGGCGGGCAGGAAACGGGTTCCCATTCCCGCTACCGGGAAGACCGCCTTGCGTATGGGTCTGTGCATATCTTGCCTCATCGGAAGGTTGGTTCAGTTCCGATGTGCGGCCGCGGGCCGCGAATACAAACTCCCTACGCAAAGAGCCGCCCGAAGGCGGCTCCACAAAGACGTAACGCGGTGGCGTTCACTGCAGGCTGATGCGCCCCTGATTGGCCTCCAGCGTACGCACGCCGATGCCCTTCACTCGTCTTAGATCTTCCACGCTGGCGAAGGGGCCGTTCGCCTTCCGGTAGGCGACGATGGCCTCGGCCTTGGCCTGGCCTATGCCGTGCAGGGCGGCGATGGACTGAGCGTCAGCGGTGTTGATGTTGATCGGGGACGCGGCCAGGGCGGCCAGGGAAGCGCCGGCCAGCAGGCAGGCGAAGGCGGTTTTGCGTAGTAGACGCATGATGATCCTCCATGATCATGTGGTTATTGCCTATCGGCACGCCGCCACTCCATGTGACGGCTCGTTCACCATAGCAGCTCGCCTGTACGGGTCAAGTAGGAGCGGCTCCTACAGGGTGGGTGGCGGTCGTCTAGGATATCTCCGCCCGGATGGCGTGCAGGGCCGCCAGGGGGTCGGGGGAGCGGGTGATGGGCCGGCCCACCACCAGATAGTCGCTGCCGGCTGCCAGGGCCTGGCGCGGGGTCAGGACCCGTTTCTGATCGCCCGCCTCGCTGCCCGCCGGGCGTATGCCGGGGGTGACCAGG is drawn from Alkalilimnicola sp. S0819 and contains these coding sequences:
- the uvrB gene encoding excinuclease ABC subunit UvrB, whose translation is MSDIFQLKSDYQPAGDQPAAIAALVEGFQSGLLNQTLLGVTGSGKTFTMANVIARLQRPAIVLAPNKTLAAQLYGEMREFFPDNAVEYFVSYYDYYQPEAYVPSSDTFIEKDASVNEHIEQMRLSATKALMERRDSVIVASVSSIYGLGDPKQYLSMILHLVRGDRIDQRVILRRLAQLQYTRNDAELSRGTYRARGEVIDIFPAESEQEAVRVELFDDEIEQLSYFDPLTGEVLRRVPRLTIYPKTHYVTPRETVLKAVDAIKDELRERLAQLRDNGKLLEAQRLEQRTNFDIEMMLELGYCNGIENYSRYLSGRGPGEPPPTLFDYLPQDAVLFIDESHVTIPQLGGMYKGDRSRKQTLVEYGFRLPSALDNRPLRFDEFLRLAPQGVFVSATPGPYEKEHADQVVEQVVRPTGLVDPQLEVRPAGSQVDDLLGEVRLRVDKGERVLVTTLTKKMSEDLTEYMHENGVRVRYLHSDIDTVERMEIIRDLRLGAFDVLIGINLLREGLDIPEVSLVAILDADKEGFLRSERSLIQTIGRAARNLNGRAILYADQITDSMRRAMDETERRRARQLAHNEAHGITPQGVRKAVADVMDREGGAPGASREVARVAEEAARYGKLSPAEAVRRVKQLEQQMNKHARNLEFEEAAKLRDEIQRLEHYALGKPDSQTA
- a CDS encoding pyridoxal phosphate-dependent aminotransferase; the protein is MDIQLANRVQRVKPSPTLAVTARAAELRAAGQDIIGLGAGEPDFDTPEHIKAAAIEAINKGQTKYTPVDGTPALKKAIQAKFKRDNSLHYELNEILVSSGAKHSLYNLMSALLNPGDEVVIPAPYWVSYPDMALLADGVPVILEAGQDQHFKITPEQLEAAITDKTRAFVINSPSNPTGTAYSRAELAALGEVLAKHPQVVVISDDIYEHIVWNDEGFLNIVNAAPALKERTVVVNGVSKGYSMTGWRIGYAAGPAKLIGAMKKIQSQSTSNPCSIAQAASVAALDGDQGVIAPMLKAFKERHDYVVDRLNDMQGVNCLSADGTFYAFPNVQGAIDALDGVEDDVSLAEYLISEAGVALVPGSAFGLPGHARISYATSMENLEKAMDRLKKVFG
- the galU gene encoding UTP--glucose-1-phosphate uridylyltransferase GalU, with product MHRPIRKAVFPVAGMGTRFLPATKASPKEMLPVVDKPLVQYAAEEAVKAGIEVLIFITGRHKRPIPDHFDKAYELEAELERRGKTKHLREVREILPNGVKCIYIRQCETLGLGHAVACAQPVVGDEPFAVILADDLIDDGEQGCLAQMVERYRRQGGSLLGVERVPKEHTDRYGIVSVSDFRDRLGRLQGIVEKPAPEKAPSNLGVVGRYILSASIFEHLANTRPGAGGEIQLTDAIEQLRRHEAVYAYEFAGRRYDCGDKLGYLQANVDYALKHPELGAAFAEYLRLRGQRVA
- a CDS encoding ComEA family DNA-binding protein, producing MRLLRKTAFACLLAGASLAALAASPININTADAQSIAALHGIGQAKAEAIVAYRKANGPFASVEDLRRVKGIGVRTLEANQGRISLQ